The Colletotrichum higginsianum IMI 349063 chromosome 2, whole genome shotgun sequence genome has a segment encoding these proteins:
- a CDS encoding Alpha amylase, which yields MGSITLNNASRAWWKDAVIYQIYPASFKDANGDGLGDIPGIISKVDYLKNLGVDVVWVSPMYASPQVDMGYDISDYQDVHRPYGTVHDMEILIDECHKRGMKLILDLVVNHTSDQHKWFQESRSSKDNPKRNWYIWKPPRYTPDGVRQPPTNWRSHFSGSTWEWDEATGEYYLHLFAKEQPDLNWENEETREAIYDNAMRFWLDKGVDGFRIDTVNMYSKGVEFRDAPIMNANSSVQPAYMIYCNGPRIHEFLREMNAKVLNHYDTVTVGELPHTPDPQHVLKFISAADRQLDMVFQFDIVDLGQGVGYKYQARHWKLPELKRIVAKWQQFIEGTDGWTTAFCENHDQGRSVSRYGCDSPQWRETSAKMLALMMCSQTGTLFVYQGQEIGMTNVSRTWGIEEYRDIEALNYYNDIKREHGVGPELDRVMDSINMLGRDNARIPMQWDATPFAGFTNGKDGAWMRVHDEYADINVAKQEAEPGSVLNFWREMLRLRKEEGELLTHGAFELYDEENEQTFVYRKTRGDRSAVVALNFTNKEQEVRIPGEGLKIRVGNYDDVKERVAVEGDKPVLRPWEGRLYLKG from the coding sequence ATGGGTTCGATAACTCTCAACAATGCCAGCAGGGCCTGGTGGaaggacgccgtcatctACCAGATCTACCCTGCCAGCTTCAAAGATGCCAACGGCGATGGTCTTGGCGACATACCAGGGATCATCAGCAAAGTCGACTACCTCAAAAACCTAGGCGTTGACGTTGTCTGGGTGTCACCCATGTACGCCAGCCCGCAGGTTGATATGGGGTACGATATTTCCGATTATCAGGACGTCCACCGGCCCTACGGCACCGTTCATGACATGGAGATCCTCATCGACGAGTGCCATAAGCGCGGTATGAAGCTCATCCTGGATCTGGTCGTCAACCACACCTCCGACCAGCATAAGTGGTTCCAAGAGTCGAGGTCCTCAAAGGACAACCCCAAGCGGAACTGGTACATCTGGAAGCCCCCACGCTACACCCCCGACGGCGTCCGTCAGCCTCCCACAAACTGGCGGAGCCACTTCAGCGGTAGCACCTGGGAGTGGGACGAGGCCACGGGCGAGTACTACCTTCACCTGTTCGCCAAGGAGCAGCCTGACCTGAACTGGGAGAACGAGGAGACGCGCGAGGCAATCTACGATAATGCCATGCGCTTCTGGCTCGACAAGGGCGTTGACGGCTTCCGTATTGATACGGTCAACATGTATAGcaagggcgtcgagttcAGAGACGCCCCCATCATGAACGCGAACTCGTCGGTGCAACCTGCCTACATGATCTACTGCAACGGCCCGAGGATACATGAGTTCCTGCGCGAAATGAACGCCAAGGTCCTCAACCATTACgacaccgtcaccgtcggtGAGCTCCCGCACACTCCGGACCCCCAGCACGTCCTCAAGTTCATCAGCGCCGCCGACCGTCAGCTTGACATGGTCTTCCAGTTCGATATCGTCGACCTGGGCCAGGGTGTCGGCTACAAGTACCAGGCCCGCCACTGGAAGCTCCCCGAGCTCAAGCGCATCGTCGCCAAGTGGCAGCAGTTTATCGAAGGTACCGACGGTTGGACAACGGCCTTTTGCGAGAACCATGACCAGGGCCGCTCTGTCTCGCGCTACGGCTGCGATAGCCCGCAGTGGCGCGAGACGTCGGCGAAGATGCTCGCACTGATGATGTGCTCGCAGACGGGCACCCTGTTCGTCTATCAGGGCCAGGAGATCGGCATGACCAACGTGTCGCGGACCTGGGGTATTGAGGAATATCGCGATATAGAGGCGCTTAATTACTACAACGACATAAAGAGAGAGCATGGCGTGGGCCCTGAGCTCGACCGCGTCATGGACAGCATCAACATGCTCGGCCGCGACAACGCGCGCATTCCGATGCAATGGGACGCCACCCCCTTCGCCGGGTTCACGAATGGCAAGGACGGCGCCTGGATGCGCGTCCACGACGAGTATGCCGACATTAACGTCGCCAAGCAGGAGGCGGAGCCCGGCTCTGTGCTGAACTTTTGGCGCGAGATGTTGCGCCTGCGCaaggaggaaggggagcTGCTGACCCACGGGGCTTTCGAGCTgtacgacgaggagaacgagCAGACGTTTGTATACAGGAAGACGCGAGGCGACAGGAGCGCCGTTGTCGCGCTCAATTTTACGAACAAGGAGCAGGAGGTGCGGATCCCTGGCGAGGGGTTGAAGATCCGCGTCGGGAACTATGACGACGTCAAGGAGAgggtggcggtggagggTGACAAGCCAGTACTGAGGCCGTGGGAGGGACGGTTGTATTTGAAGGGTTGA